The Desertibacillus haloalkaliphilus genome includes a window with the following:
- the thpD gene encoding ectoine hydroxylase, producing the protein MVADLYPSRVSEKAAIVKRQDPVVYKNPMQNEGPLGKEDLHFYEKNGYLMFKNLFSPEEVDVLRRELAQVMDENKHAESADVIREPESAEIRSVFDVHNNTDFFKRLSRNRRLVEVANQLLGSQVYITQSRINFKPGFKGKEFYWHSDFETWHVEDGMPNMRAVSCSIILTDNYEHNGPLMLVPGSHNYYISCPGKTPDNHFEQSLQKQQFGVPDHESLKWLVDQAGGRIDTATGPAGSVLFFECNIMHGSGGNISPFPRSNVFFVYNSIENKLVKPFSGQSPRPEFLANRTNIQPIEPMDQDILNPIKQYT; encoded by the coding sequence ATGGTAGCAGATTTATATCCTTCAAGAGTGAGTGAAAAAGCAGCAATCGTGAAGCGACAAGATCCTGTTGTTTACAAGAATCCCATGCAAAACGAAGGTCCACTGGGGAAAGAGGATCTCCATTTTTATGAAAAGAATGGTTATTTAATGTTCAAAAATTTATTTTCTCCTGAGGAAGTGGACGTTTTGCGCCGAGAGTTAGCGCAAGTGATGGATGAAAATAAACATGCAGAATCAGCTGATGTAATCCGAGAACCTGAAAGTGCAGAAATTCGGTCAGTGTTTGATGTTCATAATAACACTGATTTTTTCAAGCGTTTGTCACGAAACAGACGTTTGGTCGAGGTTGCTAACCAACTGTTAGGCAGCCAAGTGTATATTACACAATCAAGAATTAATTTTAAACCAGGTTTTAAGGGGAAAGAATTTTATTGGCATTCTGATTTTGAAACATGGCATGTGGAAGATGGTATGCCGAATATGAGGGCGGTTAGTTGCTCAATTATCTTAACGGACAATTATGAGCACAATGGACCACTCATGTTAGTTCCTGGTTCTCATAATTATTATATCTCTTGTCCGGGTAAGACTCCGGATAATCATTTTGAGCAGTCGCTACAAAAACAACAATTTGGGGTTCCTGATCATGAAAGTTTAAAATGGCTAGTTGATCAAGCAGGAGGTAGAATTGATACAGCTACAGGTCCTGCAGGTTCTGTACTGTTCTTTGAATGTAACATTATGCATGGTTCTGGAGGAAATATTTCTCCGTTCCCACGTAGTAATGTGTTCTTCGTTTATAATAGTATTGAAAATAAATTAGTGAAGCCATTCTCAGGTCAAAGTCCACGACCAGAGTTTTTAGCAAATCGTACGAATATTCAACCGATCGAACCAATGGATCAAGATATACTTAATCCAATCAAACAATACACATAA
- a CDS encoding DUF4363 family protein has translation MKRRLLVYGFPVLIIALSVVVMTSGKVVKHPLKEDDHFIEQVKQVHTNVTEKQWGKAEDSIKQAIDTYDSIVNRVQFSVERELIYDIHVSLARIHGCIVTRDDTSAIQEIYVLYELWKHLGKG, from the coding sequence ATGAAGAGAAGATTATTAGTCTATGGTTTTCCGGTACTCATTATTGCTTTAAGTGTCGTCGTCATGACAAGTGGCAAAGTTGTCAAGCATCCACTGAAAGAGGATGATCATTTTATCGAACAAGTAAAACAAGTACATACGAATGTAACGGAAAAACAATGGGGAAAAGCAGAGGATTCAATCAAACAAGCCATTGATACATACGACTCAATCGTCAATCGTGTTCAATTTAGTGTCGAACGTGAATTAATCTATGATATCCACGTATCGCTTGCCCGAATCCACGGCTGTATTGTAACGAGGGATGACACATCTGCCATTCAAGAAATCTATGTACTTTATGAATTATGGAAGCATCTGGGTAAGGGATAA
- a CDS encoding NADPH:quinone oxidoreductase family protein: protein MSDMFKAFVVDKENDSVVTEIKNLSFEDLPEGDVLIRVHYSSVNYKDGLASIANGGIVRSYPFVPGIDLAGTVVSSKDERYAEGDEVIVTSYELGVSHYGGFSQYARVPAAWVVPLPNGLTLKDAMTFGTAGFTAALSVQRLEESHIPDGPILVTGATGGVGSFAVAMLAKKGYEVVASTGKESEHEYLKQLGATTILSREEVSPEKVRPLDQQQWAGAVDPVGGQTLAYILSSTKYGGSVAVSGLTGGTKLPTTVFPFILRGVNLVGIDSVYCDMDTRLRVWERLATDLKPEHLLKDIEQEVDLEQLPTVIENILQGQVRGRTVVTL, encoded by the coding sequence ATGTCAGATATGTTTAAGGCTTTCGTAGTTGACAAAGAGAATGATTCAGTCGTAACAGAAATCAAAAACCTTTCATTCGAGGATTTACCGGAAGGGGACGTACTGATTCGCGTACATTATTCAAGTGTCAATTATAAGGATGGATTAGCAAGTATCGCTAATGGCGGGATTGTGCGCTCGTACCCATTTGTACCTGGAATTGACTTAGCTGGAACGGTTGTCTCTTCGAAGGATGAACGTTACGCTGAAGGTGACGAAGTGATTGTCACTAGCTATGAATTAGGTGTGTCTCATTACGGTGGATTTAGTCAATATGCTCGTGTACCTGCAGCTTGGGTTGTTCCTCTCCCAAATGGCTTAACCTTAAAAGATGCGATGACATTTGGTACAGCTGGATTTACAGCTGCGTTATCGGTTCAACGTCTTGAAGAAAGTCATATTCCTGATGGTCCGATTCTTGTAACCGGAGCTACGGGAGGTGTTGGAAGCTTTGCGGTTGCCATGTTAGCTAAAAAAGGTTATGAGGTCGTTGCAAGTACAGGGAAAGAAAGCGAACATGAATACTTAAAACAATTAGGTGCGACAACGATTTTATCACGTGAAGAGGTTTCACCGGAGAAGGTTCGACCATTAGACCAACAGCAATGGGCAGGAGCAGTCGATCCGGTTGGTGGTCAGACACTCGCATACATACTTAGTTCGACGAAGTATGGTGGATCGGTGGCGGTGAGTGGCTTAACGGGCGGAACGAAGCTTCCAACAACTGTTTTTCCTTTCATTTTACGAGGGGTTAATTTAGTCGGAATTGACTCAGTATATTGTGATATGGACACTCGACTGCGTGTATGGGAAAGATTAGCGACTGATTTAAAACCAGAGCACTTGCTGAAAGATATTGAACAAGAAGTAGACTTAGAGCAATTGCCTACTGTTATCGAAAATATTCTTCAAGGCCAAGTACGGGGCAGAACGGTGGTTACATTATAA